A DNA window from Daucus carota subsp. sativus chromosome 3, DH1 v3.0, whole genome shotgun sequence contains the following coding sequences:
- the LOC108213219 gene encoding gibberellin-regulated protein 14: MALRSFFHLLASLLLVSTMVLSESEQLLESGIITKVPPHAQSPLKSPIAPAPAPTPVAAPVKAPPPVAPTPVKIPPPPVQSKAPPPPQPPVPVKVPPPPRPSVKPPSPPISPPPPSPPRNTKECYPPCLVRCKLHSRKNVCLRACVTCCDRCKCVPPGQFGNKEKCGKCYANMTTHGGKSKCP; encoded by the exons ATGGCACTCAGATCCTTCTTTCACCTTCTGGCCTCCCTCTTACTTGTTTCAACAATG GTTTTATCAGAAAGTGAACAACTCCTGGAG AGTGGCATTATTACCAAAGTACCACCACATGCACAGAGTCCCCTCAAGTCACCTATTGCTCCTGCTCCTGCTCCTACTCCAGTAGCTGCCCCAGTGAAGGCACCACCACCTGTAGCTCCTACTCCAGTCAAGATTCCACCTCCTCCGGTACAATCCAAGGCCCCACCACCACCACAACCACCAGTCCCAGTCAAGGTGCCACCACCACCACGTCCATCTGTGAAGCCACCTTCTCCTCCAATTTCACCACCACCCCCTTCACCACCAAGAAACACTAAAG AGTGTTACCCTCCATGCTTGGTGAGGTGCAAGCTACACTCAAGAAAGAATGTGTGCCTAAGAGCTTGTGTGACATGCTGTGACAGATGCAAATGTGTGCCTCCAGGACAGTTTGGAAACAAAGAGAAATGTGGCAAATGCTATGCTAATATGACCACTCATGGTGGCAAAAGCAAGTGCCCTTGA